In one window of Gudongella oleilytica DNA:
- a CDS encoding DEAD/DEAH box helicase → MKYEPHDYQKHSIDYLLSHPIAALFLDCGLGKSVIALTAIFDLTLDSFLIRKVLVIAPLRVARDTWPAEIEKWEHLCGLTYAVAVGSEQERKAALLQKVQVHLINRENVEWLVTKSGLPFDYDMVVVDELSSFKSHQAKRFKSLMKVRPSVKRIVGLTGTPSSNGLMDLWAEFRLLDMGQRLGRFIGNYRSTFFVPDKRNAQMVFSYKPKPGAEEAIYRLISDITISMKGTDHLRLPELIMNEVFVQMSATEEKHYKTMKDDMVLSLKEKEIDAANSAALSGKLLQMANGAVYDEDHGLAHLHDRKLDALEDLIEAANGKPVLIAYWFKHDLERILERFPAERLDSADSIRRWNNGEIPIAVIHPASAGHGLNLQAGGSTLVWFSLTWSLELYQQTNARLWRQGQKDTVIIHHIIAKDTIDEQVMKALRLKDNIQAALIAAVKANLTERRKNA, encoded by the coding sequence ATGAAATACGAACCTCATGACTATCAGAAACACTCGATAGATTATCTTCTTTCCCATCCAATCGCTGCACTTTTCCTTGATTGTGGTCTTGGCAAAAGTGTAATCGCACTGACTGCCATTTTCGACCTGACACTCGACAGCTTCCTGATTCGAAAGGTGCTGGTTATCGCACCCCTCAGAGTGGCTCGGGATACATGGCCTGCTGAAATTGAAAAATGGGAGCATCTATGCGGCTTAACCTATGCGGTTGCGGTTGGAAGCGAGCAAGAGCGGAAAGCAGCACTGCTGCAAAAGGTGCAGGTACACCTCATTAACCGCGAAAATGTCGAATGGCTGGTCACGAAAAGCGGTTTGCCCTTTGACTATGACATGGTGGTGGTCGATGAGCTGTCCTCCTTCAAATCCCATCAGGCAAAGCGGTTTAAGAGCCTTATGAAGGTGCGACCCAGTGTGAAGCGGATTGTCGGGCTTACGGGGACTCCTTCCAGTAACGGATTGATGGATTTATGGGCAGAGTTCAGATTACTGGACATGGGGCAGCGCCTGGGTCGCTTTATCGGTAACTATCGGTCCACCTTCTTTGTCCCCGATAAGCGAAACGCTCAAATGGTGTTTTCCTATAAGCCAAAGCCGGGTGCTGAGGAAGCTATCTATCGCTTGATCTCAGACATCACCATCTCTATGAAGGGTACTGACCATTTGAGGCTACCAGAACTAATAATGAACGAGGTCTTCGTCCAGATGTCAGCTACTGAGGAAAAGCACTATAAAACCATGAAGGATGATATGGTGTTGTCCCTTAAGGAGAAGGAGATTGATGCAGCTAATTCTGCAGCCCTTTCAGGGAAGCTGCTTCAGATGGCAAACGGTGCGGTCTATGATGAGGACCACGGGCTAGCCCACCTGCATGACCGTAAGCTGGATGCCCTGGAGGATCTGATTGAAGCCGCCAATGGCAAGCCTGTACTTATCGCTTACTGGTTCAAGCATGACCTTGAGAGGATACTGGAGCGCTTCCCTGCCGAGCGTTTGGATTCAGCTGATAGTATCCGTCGATGGAACAATGGTGAGATACCCATTGCAGTGATCCATCCGGCGTCTGCTGGCCACGGCTTGAACCTGCAGGCAGGCGGTTCCACCCTTGTATGGTTCTCACTTACCTGGAGCTTGGAGCTTTATCAGCAAACCAATGCCCGGCTCTGGCGACAGGGCCAAAAGGATACCGTTATTATTCACCATATCATCGCAAAGGACACGATTGACGAGCAGGTCATGAAGGCCCTGCGGCTTAAAGATAATATCCAGGCTGCGCTGATTGCTGCGGTCAAAGCGAACCTGACGGAAAGGAGAAAAAATGCATGA
- a CDS encoding VRR-NUC domain-containing protein, producing the protein MREKLIEQKLVRAVKAVGGIAVKLVSPGFDGMPDRLLLLPGAKIAFVEVKAMGCKPRPLQMRRHELLRALGFLVFVLDDEGLIGGMIDEIRTS; encoded by the coding sequence ATGCGTGAAAAATTAATAGAGCAAAAACTGGTCCGGGCGGTGAAGGCTGTCGGTGGAATTGCCGTGAAGCTGGTTTCGCCTGGCTTTGATGGAATGCCAGACCGACTTCTTCTTTTACCGGGTGCAAAAATAGCCTTCGTTGAGGTTAAGGCGATGGGCTGTAAACCACGACCTTTGCAGATGAGAAGGCATGAGCTGTTAAGGGCCTTGGGCTTTCTGGTATTTGTATTGGACGATGAAGGGTTGATTGGAGGGATGATCGATGAAATACGAACCTCATGA